Genomic segment of Candidatus Limnocylindrales bacterium:
TCCCATGATGAAGACGATTCAAGATTACGTAGAGAAAAATAAAACCATTGAAAATCCCGATACCCTCTACGTACGAGGATGGGCGTATGTGTTGGTTTGGTCGGAGGCCCTCCGGAGAACTCAAGAGTTCACAGGTCCTGGAGTTAAAGCGGCTCTGGAAACTCTAAGGGATTTTGATACCGGTGGTTTAACCCCTCCCATAACCTTCACCCCGGAAGACCATCGCCCGACCATGAGATGCAAAATCTATCAGGTTCAGAATGGAAAGATTGTTCCCATTGCTGAATTGGAACTGCCAAGAAAGAAGGAGTGGCTAGGATTGTAGAAAGGGTGAAATGAAGGAAAAAGCCGAACGGTAAATCTTCTTTTCCCCTTTTCTCCTCTCTCCCGGGTTATGCTTAAACTGAACAATGTCGAGGTTGTTTACAACGATGTCATCCTGGTCCTCAAAGGATTATCTCTGGAAGTACCTCGAGGGAGTATAGTGGCTCTATTGGGGGGAAACGGTGCGGGCAAAACAACAACCCTTCGGGCGATTTCTGGGCTTTTAAAAGCAGAGGATGGAGAGCTTACCGATGGAAGTATCGAATTCATGGGGGAGCGGATTGATCGAAAAGATCCCGAAGAGATTGTGCGGATGGGGATCTTTCAAGTCATGGAAGGTCGTCGGGTTTTTGAAGAATTGACCGTAGATGAAAATATCCGTATCGGGGCTTATACCCGAAGGGATCGACAGAATATCAAACAGGATTATGAGCGTGTCTTCGACTACTTCCCCAGGCTTAGAGAACGACGTTCCCAACTGGCCGGTTATTTAAGCGGCGGTGAACAGCAGATGCTGGTTATTGGACGGGCTTTGATGGCACGCCCCAGACTTCTCATGCTGGATGAACCCTCACTGGGTCTGGCTCCCCTGCTGGTTCAAGAAATCTTCCAGATCATCCAACGGATCAACCGGGAAGAAAAAACTACCATTCTCCTGGTAGAACAAAATGCAAATATCGCGCTCTCTATTGCAGATTATGGATATATCATGGAAAACGGGAAGATCGTTCTGGACGGACCGGTAAATAAATTAAGGGAAAATGCCGATGTCAGAGAGTTCTATCTGGGATTGACTGAAATCGGAAAGCGGAAAAGTTTTCGAGATGTCAAACATTATAAACGGAGAAAACGGTGGCTTTCTTAATCCTTCCGGCTTATATTTCCTGCTTCTTAGATAAGGATTATAGATAATGACCTTCCAGGCGTCCTCACTTCTGGAAAGAAGAAGGGAATAGCAAGGGGTAAGGTAAAAAAAATAGTAAGACTCTAAAAAGAACCGTTTATGGAAGAAGCATCATTTAGACCAAAAGGTCTTCATCTCATGACCTGGAATATCCGTCTTGCAAAGCACTATGCGAGGCTGATGGAGAGTATTCAAACCGAGCCTGCCTTTCGAGACCTGGATATCTTGGTCTTACAAGAATCTACCGAAACGGAAAAAGGGTCTACAACCGAGGATATCGTTAAATGTTTAGGACCTGATTATGCCTTTCGACATGAACCGGCGCAGAGACTGCGAGGTCGGGTACAGGCCAATGCAGTGATCTGGAATACGCGAACCCTCAGGGAAGTGAACGTTGAAGTCCTTAAGTTGCCTTTGATCACCCGTAAAGACGCTCTGAAATATGGAAAGATTTTCAAGCGCAATCATCGGCTTTGCTTAAGACTGGATGCCAGATATGAAGATCTGACCCTTCGCATCTATGCTCCCCATTTTGATACGGCAGGGGGATTATTCGGTAAATTGGTCCATTTAGATGCTATTCGACAGGATAATGAAAACCTGCCTGTTGCCGATGCCGTATTTATTGCCGGAGATTTAAACACTTTTGGTATTCGACGCAGTCTGAATTTGAAATCCTTTCGTAACGAAGCAGCTAAACGAGATTTTGTGGATCTTTCTCAAGCCATTACGGTAACCTGGAATTCTCGTAAAGCTTATAGATATTTGCCAAGCCTGGATCAAAAACTGGACTGGATCCTCCTTAAATGTAAACTGGATTATACCTATACAACCCAAGTATTAAGAGTTCCCGGGTCCGATCATTATCCGCTGGTTACCTACATAAAATTTCAAAAGCCCCAGGAGACAAAATGGGAGTTTTACTGGACTGCCGATTCAGCCTGGAAGGCCATGTTACAGGATTGCCAG
This window contains:
- a CDS encoding ABC transporter ATP-binding protein; protein product: MLKLNNVEVVYNDVILVLKGLSLEVPRGSIVALLGGNGAGKTTTLRAISGLLKAEDGELTDGSIEFMGERIDRKDPEEIVRMGIFQVMEGRRVFEELTVDENIRIGAYTRRDRQNIKQDYERVFDYFPRLRERRSQLAGYLSGGEQQMLVIGRALMARPRLLMLDEPSLGLAPLLVQEIFQIIQRINREEKTTILLVEQNANIALSIADYGYIMENGKIVLDGPVNKLRENADVREFYLGLTEIGKRKSFRDVKHYKRRKRWLS